The DNA region TACTTATTTTAAGTTCACATGATCAAATCAACTACtgtataattaaataaataaacttacaCATTTTTAATTGCTTCTCATGATATAAGTTGgagaatttgatttttttaggaTTTAGGATTTCCTTTTAAGAAAAGCAAGAGAAAAAACTTGGAGAGAGGGATAAGTGGAAGAtcagagaagaaaatgaagagttcgggaaaaaaaaaacacactgagGGAACATTTGGGAATAAGCAAAAGGGGAAAAGAGCACAAGGTTAACTATTAGATTGATCTCATAGTGTATATCAGTTAggagaaaaaataattataataatcttaaatataaaagaatgaaACATATTATATTTAAAACTTGTTGCGTGATGAGTTTTGAATGAATTGTAATGTCATTCAGCACAATCCAATAAAAAACTAAGTCCCAAATATAAAAGAATGAAACATATTATATTTAAAACTTGTTGCTTGACGAGTTTTGAATGAATTGTAATGTCACTCAACAAAATCCAATAAAAAATTAAGCCccacacaagtttttcttttaGGAAACACTATCCAAATCAAATGTGACGTGACTGCTTCTTTCAGCAGGAaccaagaaaaagaataagaacAAGAGAACTTTTAAAACAAGATGGTTCGTGTCCCCCACAACTTACCTAATCgatcaaaaaagaaaagaaaaaaaacattctTACCTACTTGTTAGCTCTACCTAATACTCGTTAGATCAGATTTCTGTTAGGTTTTTGGGGATGCCAATTGCCATGGCTAGAAATTAAGTCGGTTTGCTAAGATATTGTTGCCATACAATTGCCATGGCTAGAAATTAAGTCGGTTTGCTAAGATATTGTTGCCATACAATTGCCATGGCTAGAAATTAAGTTGGTTTGCGAAGATATTGTTGCCATACATTAAACAAATAGTGCCTTATTATGTGGATGCTTGTAGTCATCCAGCTGCGATTGACCACCGTCACAATTAATTTTAGGCATTTAAAAAAATGCTTCTAGACCGTTTAGGTTGTGACTCTTACTTAAACAGAAAATAGAttactttcattttgtattttttttttcaagaaattgtaagacttgttggatacttagataaacactcattatatgtttgtttcctatgttttcaatatattcaagtgctttataatttatatgtcattctattttgtaatttatgtattCTCATACCATTATATATTTTTGCTACATGTAaatagacatttatttataCGTTGTATAATAAATttagttaaaatttaaaaaaaaaaaacgggtCTAGAGTCTAGACCCCCACCTAGATGCTAGCCCTCTGCCCCCGATTAGCATCTAGTGCCTTGTAAAACCTTGGAGGAAGATCAAGGCTAAAGATTGACTTAGATACTAAGAAATTGTGATGCTACATAAACCTATCACACGTTATCAtgtatttttttactttctaaTTCATCAATATTGAGAGATGAAAATTCGTACTCAAGATCTAACAAGCATTAATAAACACTTATAACcatttttgttgatgcacaaaatcagcgaggactttggtacaacagaaagtgtcaggtttgtgaccttcgcttggttgcttcgatcacttgtgaagataagtacgtaaatgaataaggacagggaagcaaacacaagatgtacgtggttcaccaagatcgactacgtccacggagtagaggagttctcattaattgtgaagggtttacacaaatacataggttcaagctctcattttgtgagttctagtgaatagtttagtacaaaatgacattagagattattgtgggagaatgatccctatttatagaggagagtttctagttttgttctaacattgacacgtgtcgtgttgtgattggcttctgatgttgacacgcgTCGatctgtgattggcttctgatgtcgacacgtgtcgcattgtgattggcctcctggttgaagggaagctcttctgggtccttgatggtataacgttgaccggtgctcagtaatttcgggatttgtcaagtatggtacaaacaactttAATTATAAATTTCTTGCTGCATCACCATGCATATACTTTTCTGCGTTCCGCTAGAAGAAAAACGAAATAAAATATGTCTATAGTTCGTTTTTTCATGGTAGAATATAGTTTAGTTCAAAGTATAGAAACCACAAAGTCAAGGAAAGGAGGGAAGATCTTTTGCCCAAATCTCCAAAATTGTATAAAACTCAAAAGTATTTACTAGGGTATTGCTTCAACGACAAGGCTGTTTGGAATAAATTGAACATTCAACTTTGAGTAAACCTACTAgccaaaattcaagaacaaattAACCTACTACATAGTACATAGTCGAATCAAAACATACATAAAGTCAAACCTACATAGTCAAGCTTATGAATTGTCGCAGAGGTTTTCCatttggataatgttttatATATTCACTTTCAGCCTCCTTTTGGATAATTTGATAGGAAAATACATGCAAGAAGCTTAGGAAATTGGATGCACCGTCCAAGACTCATGGAGAAGAGGCACGCATGTGGGAGAAGCTTTCGACTTGCTTTGCAGTCAAACCATGTGTGCGATGGACCAAGTTAAATGCGGATTATATTGGATAAGAACAGAAGATGACGCGATTGTAAAAGAGGTGTCTAATGCTACAAATCAGGTTTAACGTAATTTTTTATTTCGGAGTTCGATTTTGGCCCATAATACTATTTTGATAGCGGAACGACAAGACACATCAAACTCACTGCTTTGCTGTGATGTACGATGAATTGTGTGCGTTTGAATTTGTTTGAAGGTGATTTTGGCACATAATACCATTGTGGGATTTCTCCTTTAGTCTAACGTTAGTGCATAGATGAATGCCCTTAGTCTACATATGGTCTTTACAATCGTATAATCTTCGTATATAAGGTCCAAGGCCTCCCAATGGGTCTGAAAACAAGACCCTATAGTATAGGGCCTCATCAGAGTATGTATAAAATCCGGGATTTGGATCCTCACCGGATCCCCTTCCTAGGGATCTTAGAGATCAACGcacgtggaccgttgataaaAAATCGCGCGATCTTAGAGATCAACGCACGTGGACTGttgataaaaaatatttaattatagtcATACGATTTTTTATCAACAGTCCACATGCGTTAATTCCTATAATCACATGGAGGGATCCGGCAAGGATTCAAATGCTGACATCCTCACAATTGAGGGCTTCATAGGGACTAAGCCTTTATGCAAAGAGTGGAGCCCATTAGGCGTTTTGAGTGGAAAGAGTGGCCCACCCACATGAAATCTGTCGCTGCAAGCGTGGGTCCCACAACACATGTtgcttcattttaaattttttataaaccGTTGCAATCAACGGTGCAGATTGATTGTGGGTTTTGGCGTATTTTTACTGTTCGAGATCAACGGTTTCAATTATATAAACCTCAAATTTAGGGTTTCTTACACTCCTTGTGAGGCTACCGTGACATTCCGAACCAATAGTACCACCGAATGCCACAATGTCATCTCCCTTACTCTTCAAGGAAGTTTGAGAAAGCCGAATTGGAGTAGCTGACAGTAggcctgtaaacgggtcggtttattgggtttgaatCGGGtttaacccgacccgttaagctaacgggtcacctaAAAccaacccgttaagttaacgggtcttaacgggtcacccgttattgtttttttttttttttttgtgtgggtttttttgtgtttttttacacatttcatccaaatcaatgCACAGAGGATGCAATGCAATTCATGAGCCAACATGGAATGGCAGATTACAATTAAAAGTGCTTCTGGAGGCCTCAACAATTATAGAAAACATTTACTATAAGATGATAAATGTTTTCTATAATCGATCGGGATAAATTGTCAGAATGCTGTTATAATGGGAAAGTGCTTTTTCTCGACTGAGTGGTACCAAGCGCATGCCCTCACCTCAAGTTGCTCATGAAGCCATTATAACAAAATGCTTTTATAATGGGAAAGTGCTTTTGCTCGATTAATTACACAAAAATCCTTACCAACGAGTGTTAACGGGTGGTTAATGGGTTTCGGAGGTTCACCCAAactgacccgttatttaacgggtgaTTAACGGGTTGACTCGTTAACCACCAGACCCATTAACCATCCACCCGAATACTAATTTTAATAGGTCGGGTTGGGTCGGGTTAATGGGTTGGGTTGAAAATGCCAGGCCTAGCTGACAGCCttgctcaattttttttattgaatcttGGCAGTTGTTTTGTTGATAGGCCCCCAAATTTTGGTTTGCAAGTGTTTCTCATGACATTGCAATGAGCTATGTTGGCATAGAACTATTCCGTAATAGGCTAATGGCCGTTTGGCTAATGTGTTTGGTTTAATGGTCACCATGCCACACCAGGCCCCCATTGATCAGAAAAGCACTTTACGGTTCTCGGTGGACTTCCTTAAAGCCCATTTGAAAATGCTTTTTCTTAAAGACACTTACGCTCTTCAACGTCTTCAGCGAAAGCACTTTTGTTAAATAAACGtcgaaaattttattaaaactgAAGTGCTTCCTAAAAAAGCACGTAAAACAGCGAAGCCATCTCCATCTCTGCGCTTGGATGTTTCAACCAAGAAGATTATGATCTAATCAACAGAGAAATAACGTGTGCcgactttttatttatttttcgaaAACAAGATGAGAAATATTACACTCCGAAGAACATAAGTAACTCACATCACTGATAAGACCAGCACATCGCAATGCATACAGAATGTGTTTATAACTCACTCCTTTATGAAAATTTGTCCTGCAGTCAAAACTTCGAACGAGCCAAGAAGCTTCTTCACGTTCATGGCACCCAAAAGAGCGGACTGCGAACACTGCTAATGCTACTGATTCCTAGCTCTAGAAATCCTCCAAAAATAGAGAAAACTCAATCCATTCCGACCCAAAAACAGAAATCCCGTAATTCATTCCTCAGAGCTAACACTTACGAAAgaacccagaaaagaaaaatgaaaaagctaCAGATACAATGTGGCCAATATAAATAATCTCCCCTTTCTCAGGCGGTGACCGCAGCTGGTTCAGTCCATTTCCATACTTTCACTTGACCGGTTCCATCACCCGTGAAAAACAAGCCACCAGGGCCTACCTGAATCGATCTTATCTCCTGTTTTGAAAAAATTTTACCCCTCTCCGAAAACCTAGACCATAGCAAAGAAGACAATTGCAGCAAAGTGAGATGCTTGAAAAATGTTTTCTAGAACTAACGTATAAAAGGACTACAGCAGAGagattgtgttgaaaactcACGATGGCAAATCATATACACGGACAGTGTTGTCATTGCAAGCGCACAGTAAGACTGGCTTGGCTTCTGAATCATGCATCCCGCAAAGTGTAATCAAACCCTGCAGCAAGGTCCTAAGCATTATTAAACTTGACCTTTCATGTCACCTTGAAAATCATAAATAACCTCTAATGATAACAGGTCCACGAAACTCAACATTAAACCCACAGCTAGGTGAACATCAAGCATACTGATTCATTTATTATGGGAAATACAATGATGGTTATGGAAtttaaacacaaaatacatgCGTAGCACGCATACAAAGGTGGTTCTATAATTCTACCCAAACCTAGTTTTAAGCAAATAGAACTTGCATTAGATAAATGTACAGCCAGAGTGTCAGCCTTGAATGTTCCTCTaccctatgtttggatgaggaacTTTGAGTTTCCATGGATCCGAGGCTAAATTTGTTAGGCATGAACTACAAAATTAGATAGATGAACTTGATGCAACACAATTGAGAAGACTTTCAAATGACACCTGTCATAATGTCATTTTGAAAGTCCTTCGGTTACTGTATTTGTAGTGCATTTGTAGTGTTTTAGACTTTTAGTAGTAGCTTTGTAGTGCTTGAGTAGTTCATTGGTAGTACCCCTTGTAgtgcatttttaattttttaacaattGAGTCTGAACTTCCTGGGTACTTTTAcgtccctcatccaaacatagggCTAAAAAAATCCTATAACATACCTTTCTTATTCTTAGTCAACGCAGGAACAGGGATTAACTGAAGAATGAAAAATATTGAAACATAAACTTACATTTTCTTCCGTGTGAGTATATGTTGCTTCCAAGTTTCCACTTTGAGTAGCAACCCAGACCTGCACAAACAAATGAAGTGGAACAATTAAATAAGTTTACAGGTCTACTGCAACACACAGTTACACACCCACAAAAAAGAGTTATAAATCATAGAAAACACACCTTTAATTGTCGATCCAAGGAACATGATAAGAGAAACTGATCCCAGCAAAGAACAGACATGACAACTGCAGTATGCTCTGTTAGAGTTTGTATACACTGCAAAGTTTCCAGGCTCCAGACCTAAAAAGAATACCAAAGAAATGACTGAGCTATTGGTGTCAAGCAATTTAAGGCCTCAAATGTTCCATCAGCAAGAGTTTATGCATATTACAGAAAACATGTGATACTCAACCCAACTTACCCTTATAGAATTATCCATTGAACCAGAGTAGAGCCTATTTGCTCCAACTACTAATGAAACAACTGCAAGGGTGTGACCTATCAGTGATGCAGCTGGTTCGAAGCAATTAGTCACAGCATTAAACTTCCATGCCAATATAGAACCATCCTGCATTGAAGGACAATTTTGctaaatattagaaaatatgtagaTCCCACACATGAATGCACAAAGGAAAACAGAGAGGGAAAAAGCAGATGCAAGGGCCTTCGCTAATTTAGATGCAACTCACATGAAAAAGatatgaaataaaaaagaaaaaatgctcCTTCAATAATACATTTTTCAATTGGATGGTTCACATAATATAGTAGTAAACAGTGAAATACCTCACAGCTGAAAGCCCTAACAAGAAATATTTTGACCAAGAATGGGGACCAAACATAAATTAAGCCATTATGGCAGTAAAGGAATTACCTGTGTACCGGCAAAGAGCAAATCATTACCCACAACCATGGCATAAACTTGTCCGACAGGCCCACTAAGACTCAGTTCCGAGTTAGTTTGGGTGTTCCAGGCCTACAAAACATATCCATACACAAATGAGACAAAGTATCCTTAAAGTCTGATCCTATAAGCTTACATTAAAAGAGAATCCTCCTGCCCTACCTTTACAGCTTCTGGTATGCCAACAAAAATCCAAGGACCTTCACTGATCATACAACCTACTTCACCACCAAGATTAATAACTCCCATGCACTGCAAAATAACCAAATAGAAGCACACACGAATTATTTTCCCAGCCCTCTGGAATGGCAATGAGACATGTGAAAAAATATTGTCCAACTATCTAGAGTAAACCCAGTGGCAATGACCATGTGATTTAGGAAAACTACAAAGTCAATAGATATTGAGACATGGGAGCAAATCTCTAGAAAGCTCTTCAGTCCACCATGTCAGGAGCTCTCTTCTATGCATCCTCCAGAACAAGCCGTGTTTCCCTTCCACATTTTTCGTCATGGGTATTCATGAGTTTGCACACTCTGCTCGCTAATGTGATCACCATCCATTAAACTATAATTTGAGCGACAGCTGCATTCAGTGATGTGGTATGGAAACTACTTTGTACATACAACTTGCACTCATTGTTTAAGGCTTCTACTGACTGTGATCACTAAGAGCTTTCTTTACATAGTCATTAGCTGGCATACAACTCTAACATTCCTATTACACAACGACCTTATAAACTACAACGGGTTGGAACTACAACGTCTACCAAATGTACTAAACTAAACCTAATCCAAAGAACAGAAATGAGATACGCTACGGGAGTCCTTTACCCATCTATTCAAACATTAAACTTTCCCCCGTCACAAAAAAGGGGAATAAGTACTGAAACTTATCTATTTAAAACTGTAAATCCTCAGAAACTATGCATTGAATATtgttaaataattgaaaattggAGTCCCAAAAGTGAATAACTACCTGACCGGATGCGCAATCCCAAACCCTTACAGTTTGATCCTTACTCCCAGTATACAGCTTATCAGACCCAGAAGGCAGTGCAATCCCACTAACAACCTGTTCCCAAAAACCCCCATCAGTTCCCAAAAGCACACAAAGTAACCCAATTGAAACAATGAGAACCCAGCCCATGTAATCCAAACGAATACCTTCTGATGCCCCTCAAGCTGCGTCAACAAGCTGAAGCTATCCCCCATACTCCAAGAATGCAAGAACTTACACTTGTCCCCATAGCTGCAATTCCCCTGAACCCAAAAATTACAGACTTTCTCCATCTTCCTAACAAACACCCTATTCGCTCCTCCTGTACGGCCCCACGTCGAAGAAGCCCCGCCATTGAAGTTATTTGGACCCCGATTCCGGGACGATGGACCATCGGTGTTGGCCGTGAAGGCGTGATGGCGCTTAGTCGAGGCCGTCCCATTGAAACCTTGCTGCGACGGCGGCGCCGGGAGCTCTCTGTGGAGAAAAGGGCAAGGGTGGCGATTGCACTTGCCCGCCCTCCAATGGTAGCATACCTTCTGGTTCTTTGACGGGTCGGATTGCTGCCCACCCAGTCTGTTGAAGACCCGTTTGCTTCCCCCTCCGTCTACATCCATTAGCTACGGATTCGAATCTCTCTATAGCTATATACTTTGAACTGGAACTCAAAAGCTTCGATTCGAATCTCTCTGTAGCTATATACTTTGAACTGGAACTCAAAAGCTTCGATTTTCCCTcttttttcttgatttttttctgggtttttttcaaaattgattgGATGGATTGGCTGATTGGAATCCGATCATGGAGTTGGAGAGATTCGGAAGCTCGAAATttcttgctctctctctctctataagtCTGTTCAGTCTCGCTCGCGCAGTAGGGGGAGGGAGGCGATGGACAAAACTGGAATTGCGTCGTGTCTACGAGGAAATTGAATTACTGAAATGCCCTGATTCTGATGGGAAGGCAACGCACGAGTGTCCTATGTCGTCTCATATtttttacataatattttataatatttatataaaaattaacattaaattGTAAGATGGTAAGTAGTCTCACTTTGAGACAGTCTTTTTAGCATTTCTCAAggcttaattggattaattgtcTCGTGATGATATGGTAGTCGGAAGATAGCTCATATGataaaattagaatttaaacGCATGTGATGAAGTTTGTTAAGATTTagaccaaaaattgaaaatttcgtcaactttttattaattgttaGCACATGACTCCATGAGGCTCATATGTGAGGTTAAAAGATAAAGTTAATCTCACGTGCTAACAATTAATGGAGAGTTATGTTTTAATCTTATATACGTAGCTCATATACTAATAATTAATGGAGGGTTGACATAATTCAATTTTTAGCCTAAATCCTACCAGACTTTACCACAAGAGTTATTTTCTTATTACCGTATCACCACAAAGACCAATAATCCAATTACGCATTTCTC from Malus domestica chromosome 01, GDT2T_hap1 includes:
- the LOC103440129 gene encoding zinc finger CCCH domain-containing protein 63, which translates into the protein MDVDGGGSKRVFNRLGGQQSDPSKNQKVCYHWRAGKCNRHPCPFLHRELPAPPSQQGFNGTASTKRHHAFTANTDGPSSRNRGPNNFNGGASSTWGRTGGANRVFVRKMEKVCNFWVQGNCSYGDKCKFLHSWSMGDSFSLLTQLEGHQKVVSGIALPSGSDKLYTGSKDQTVRVWDCASGQCMGVINLGGEVGCMISEGPWIFVGIPEAVKAWNTQTNSELSLSGPVGQVYAMVVGNDLLFAGTQDGSILAWKFNAVTNCFEPAASLIGHTLAVVSLVVGANRLYSGSMDNSIRVWSLETLQCIQTLTEHTAVVMSVLCWDQFLLSCSLDRQLKVWVATQSGNLEATYTHTEENGLITLCGMHDSEAKPVLLCACNDNTVRVYDLPSFSERGKIFSKQEIRSIQVGPGGLFFTGDGTGQVKVWKWTEPAAVTA